One genomic segment of Candidatus Paceibacterota bacterium includes these proteins:
- a CDS encoding HK97 family phage prohead protease, with protein sequence MKIEKIQLKAFCEKTGGKVRIIASDESVDRSGESIPFESWDLANFSKSPRLLIDHDYSVKSIVGKAEGIELNKELRALTFEPVFHDITQAAKDTKEMVEQGFLDTVSVGFLRNQDEKGVVKNE encoded by the coding sequence ATGAAAATTGAAAAGATACAGCTCAAAGCGTTCTGCGAGAAGACGGGCGGTAAAGTGCGAATCATCGCCAGCGATGAGAGCGTTGACCGCTCGGGTGAATCAATCCCTTTTGAATCGTGGGATTTGGCTAACTTTTCCAAGTCTCCGCGGCTTTTGATTGACCACGATTATTCCGTGAAATCAATCGTCGGTAAGGCGGAGGGCATCGAATTGAATAAAGAACTTCGCGCCTTAACTTTTGAGCCAGTCTTTCACGATATTACGCAAGCCGCAAAAGACACAAAGGAAATGGTTGAACAAGGTTTTCTTGATACCGTCTCGGTAGGATTTTTACGCAATCAAGATGAGAAGGGCGTGGTTAAAAATGAAT